A part of Saccharomyces cerevisiae S288C chromosome XIV, complete sequence genomic DNA contains:
- the RPS3 gene encoding 40S ribosomal protein uS3 RPS3 (Protein component of the small (40S) ribosomal subunit; has apurinic/apyrimidinic (AP) endonuclease activity; essential for viability; nascent Rps3p is bound by specific chaperone Yar1p during translation; homologous to mammalian ribosomal protein S3 and bacterial S3), translating to MVALISKKRKLVADGVFYAELNEFFTRELAEEGYSGVEVRVTPTKTEVIIRATRTQDVLGENGRRINELTLLVQKRFKYAPGTIVLYAERVQDRGLSAVAQAESMKFKLLNGLAIRRAAYGVVRYVMESGAKGCEVVVSGKLRAARAKAMKFADGFLIHSGQPVNDFIDTATRHVLMRQGVLGIKVKIMRDPAKSRTGPKALPDAVTIIEPKEEEPILAPSVKDYRPAEETEAQAEPVEA from the coding sequence TGAATTGAACGAATTCTTCACCAGAGAATTAGCTGAAGAAGGTTACTCCGGTGTTGAAGTCCGTGTCACTCCAACCAAGACCGAAGTTATCATCAGAGCTACCAGAACTCAAGATGTTTTGGGTGAAAACGGTAGAAGAATCAACGAATTAACTTTGTTGGTTCAAAAGAGATTCAAGTACGCTCCAGGTACTATTGTCTTATATGCTGAAAGAGTTCAAGACCGTGGTTTGTCCGCTGTCGCTCAAGCTGAATCtatgaaattcaaattgTTGAACGGTTTGGCTATCAGAAGAGCTGCTTACGGTGTCGTCAGATACGTTATGGAATCTGGTGCTAAGGGTTGTGAAGTTGTTGTTTCCGGTAAACTAAGAGCTGCCAGAGCTAAGGCTATGAAATTTGCTGACGGTTTCTTGATTCACTCTGGTCAACCAGTCAACGACTTCATTGACACTGCTACTAGACACGTCTTGATGAGACAAGGTGTTTTGGGTATCAAGGTTAAGATTATGAGAGACCCAGCTAAGAGCAGAACTGGTCCAAAGGCTTTGCCAGATGCTGTCACCATCATTGaaccaaaagaagaagaaccaATTCTTGCTCCATCTGTCAAGGACTACAGACCAGCTGAAGAAACTGAAGCTCAAGCTGAACCAGTTGAAGCTTAG
- the MRPL22 gene encoding mitochondrial 54S ribosomal protein uL22m MRPL22 (Mitochondrial ribosomal protein of the large subunit) produces the protein MNFHTARISQVGVISRALLSSVSRRWIHVTPISLNNSGGSLFGSITENKPKEGKNRGDEDAGSFSNRLAIASDSSGEAPEVNRDSITIENDKLLQQHIISLQQPEQLASQSLLSPLKREIYEANCKINGGFYKKDTIVKLPNSSERYKLKLTKREIEVLEPSVYAQSYRIKSSMKKATLLLRLLGGLDVMKAISQCHFSNKKIAREVAELLQKGVKDGQKLGLKPEDLYISQIWTGSDGFWRKRVEFKARTRIGIISHPYIHVRCILRTKSVTKRRLAYEAHLKEQKRAPWVQLGDKPIRGVTGGVYKW, from the coding sequence atgaactTCCACACGGCAAGAATATCTCAGGTCGGTGTCATTTCTAGGGCTCTACTTTCTTCTGTAAGTAGACGTTGGATTCATGTAACGCCAATAAGTCTTAATAATTCAGGAGGATCACTATTCGGAAGCATTACAGAAAATAAACcaaaggaaggaaaaaacaGGGGGGATGAAGATGCAGGCAGCTTCTCTAATAGGTTAGCGATTGCTTCTGATTCTTCTGGAGAGGCTCCTGAAGTTAATAGGGATTCAATAACCATAGAAAACGATAAACTACTACAGCAACATATCATATCGTTGCAGCAACCGGAACAATTAGCATCACAGAGCTTATTATCTCCTTTGAAAAGGGAAATATATGAAGCTAATTGTAAAATTAATGGTGGGTTTTACAAGAAAGATACTATTGTAAAGTTACCAAATTCTAGCGAACGTTACAAGCTAAAGTTaacaaaaagagaaattgaaGTACTAGAACCTTCCGTATATGCTCAGTCATATAGAATTAAATCGTCGATGAAAAAGGCTACACTTTTGTTGAGGTTATTGGGAGGCCTCGACGTTATGAAAGCTATATCTCAGTGTCACTTTTCtaataagaaaattgcTCGCGAAGTAGCAGAACTACTTCAAAAAGGTGTAAAAGATGGCCAAAAATTAGGTTTGAAACCAGAGGACTTATATATCTCTCAGATTTGGACAGGGAGTGACGGGTTTTGGAGAAAACGTGTTGAATTCAAGGCAAGGACAAGAATCGGAATCATAAGTCATCCTTACATACATGTCAGATGTATTCTGAGAACAAAGAGTGTTACGAAACGAAGACTTGCTTATGAAGCACATTTAAAAGAGCAAAAAAGAGCGCCATGGGTACAGTTGGGAGATAAGCCCATTAGGGGTGTTACAGGCGGCGTATACAAGTGGTGA
- the TDA7 gene encoding Tda7p (Cell cycle-regulated gene of unknown function; promoter bound by Fkh2p; null mutant is sensitive to expression of the top1-T722A allele; TDA7 has a paralog, YDL211C, that arose from the whole genome duplication) yields MNSNSTIGRTTLGESDTISLSFSEPSSSLNSRSTDVVFASTSTLVPQQGSLTSLPPVSSTATPTYYSTSLTYDETLHTSIDVSSTSTLVSSTDSSSSSEQDTYSSQYDPATSSYSIITPSMSIFSSTSPMSSSSSITSEWSSLTSTTPTLSSSATSLSSSWSSLSSPSSLLVSSSLSLSLSSSYSDTKLFSFDSRSSIFSPSTPTVISPSYTYLSSISATSFQISTTSELSSSWFSTISSPSTISNKDTTFPSSSRNTSTSFYSSSLSSTNDFSTISKSSKLSPSASSSTVSISTISVPTSSSVSSSSSKVPSNRPSSSSSSDDTTSAYSSTYTFQSLQSTTSSSIPPTTQTPSTSTISTSPIPTSSQVFNTVAISSSEDSKTIYYFYTQTYDITDSSTTFVTGLPTTIAVAKSEVTSFSAPSSTITADMSFYQHWLDGSLDNNKNQGTSKTNTGTIVGSVVGSVGGILICVLVVWFMLVRKRKAKRHFKENDSFCHEIGRRTGFPTTAQAKEASLQAQDSGSQQRNTETASANNPFSNEFNFKARGNPPPVPPPRNVTAMNGSFQNMRSNFMDQENRFSYGSSFTYSSLGSSTQGGFSTLSSNSIRLGRGLDNDISHDERNTVQNNSQGFLREII; encoded by the coding sequence ATGAACTCCAATAGTACCATCGGAAGGACCACCCTTGGAGAATCTGATACGATATCCCTGTCATTCAGTGAACCAAGTAGCAGTCTGAATTCACGATCAACGGATGTTGTCTTCGCATCTACTTCAACTTTAGTACCCCAACAAGGAAGTCTGACCTCATTACCGCCCGTGTCTAGTACAGCTACTCCTACATATTATTCTACAAGCTTAACATATGATGAGACTTTGCATACATCCATTGATGTATCTTCGACAAGTACTTTAGTATCATCTACCGACAGCAGTTCATCGAGCGAGCAAGATACGTATAGTTCCCAATATGACCCAGCTACCTCCTCATACTCAATAATTACACCATCCATGTCCATTTTCTCATCGACGTCACCAatgtcatcatcgtcgtcaATAACGTCGGAATGGTCATCGTTAACATCAACAACACCAACGTTATCGTCATCAGCTACATCGCTGTCATCATCATGGTCGTCGTTATCATCACCATCTTCGTTACTGGTATCGTCCTCGTTGTCATTATCACtatcttcatcatattCAGACACTAAATTGTTTTCGTTCGACAGCAGATCTTCTATTTTCTCACCATCAACACCCACCGTAATATCCCCTAGTTACACATACTTGTCTTCCATATCTGCAACTTCATTTCAAATTAGTACCACTTCAGAACTCTCTTCTAGTTGGTTCTCAAcaatttcttctccttCTACGATATCAAATAAAGATACCACATTCCCAAGTTCCAGTCGGAATACTTCCACATCGTTTTACAGTTCATCGCTTTCATCGACGAACGATTTTTCAACCATAAGCAAATCATCGAAACTCAGTCCATCAGCTTCATCTTCGACAGTTTCCATAAGCACGATTTCCGTGCCAACGTCAAGTTCTGTTAGCTCATCCAGCAGTAAAGTACCTTCAAACCGtccttcatcatcatcatcatcagatGATACAACAAGTGCTTACTCAAGCACGTATACTTTTCAGTCCTTACAATCTACTACTAGCAGCAGTATACCACCCACCACTCAAACACCCAGCACTAGTACGATTTCTACGTCTCCCATACCAACATCCAGTCAGGTCTTCAATACGGTAGCCATTTCAAGCTCCgaagattcaaaaactatttattatttctaTACCCAAACATATGATATTACTGACTCCTCTACAACGTTCGTGACGGGATTACCTACGACCATAGCAGTTGCAAAAAGTGAGGTAACCTCATTTTCCGCTCCATCTTCGACGATCACAGCTGACATGTCTTTCTATCAGCACTGGCTTGATGGCAGTTTGgataataacaaaaacCAAGGCACTTCAAAGACAAATACTGGTACCATTGTTGGAAGTGTGGTAGGAAGCGTCGGTGGTATTCTTATATGTGTACTAGTAGTTTGGTTCATGCTGGTTAGAAAAAGGAAGGCAAAGAGGCATTTCAAGGAAAACGATTCCTTCTGTCACGAGATTGGGCGCAGAACGGGATTCCCAACAACTGCCCAAGCAAAAGAGGCGTCACTTCAAGCTCAAGACTCGGGATCACAGCAACGAAACACCGAGACTGCTTCTGCTAATAATCCGTTCAGCAACGAATTCAATTTTAAGGCAAGAGGAAATCCTCCTCCAGTGCCACCACCAAGGAATGTTACCGCAATGAATGGCtcctttcaaaatatgCGGAGTAATTTCATGGACCAGGAAAACAGATTTTCCTATGGCTCTTCATTTACATATTCGTCATTGGGTTCATCTACTCAAGGTGGCTTTTCTACtttatcttcaaattcGATACGACTCGGACGTGGTTTAGATAATGACATCTCTCATGATGAGAGAAATACAGTTCAGAACAATTCACAAGGGTTCTTGAGGGAAATTATATGA
- the NOP13 gene encoding Nop13p (Nucleolar protein found in preribosomal complexes; contains an RNA recognition motif (RRM); relative distribution to the nucleolus increases upon DNA replication stress) has translation MSETELSKEDAVTKKDNEEQVKKALLDPTKKRKAEDEIEIDLKSSIPLSKKQKRLLRRGKVTLEELNAKYNIDPKSIEEYKEDAEKKKSGASEKDAQGEESTINTPTGDESGEVVKKKKKDENKYGVWIGNLSFDTTKDDLVRFFIAKTKDNEDEKSRVTEQDITRLSMPRVAAKNSNAMKNKGFCYMFFKNVEQMKAVLELSESHLNGRNMLIKDSENYSGRPDKDDLVAMSKNPPSRILFVGNLSFDVTDDLLRKHFQHCGDIVKIRMATFEDSGKCKGFAFIDFKNEEGSTNALKDKSCRKIAGRPLRMEYGEDRSKRQVRKKVENVSRNNSSSFDISNNKGYDRAGQDNGSKPEYKRSNANRRPPVDSNNRTKSSVALATAQRGSAAIVPSQGKKVKFD, from the coding sequence ATGTCAGAAACAGAACTGTCGAAAGAAGATGCTGTTACAAAAAAGGATAACGAGGAACAAGTCAAGAAGGCTTTACTCGATCCaacaaaaaagagaaaagctgaagatgaaattgagATTGACCTGAAAAGCTCCATTCCCCTAtcaaaaaaacagaaacgTCTCTTGAGAAGAGGTAAAGTTACTCTAGAGGAGTTGAATGCGAAGTACAATATCGACCCTAAGTCAATCgaggaatacaaagaagatgctgaaaagaaaaagtcTGGTGCTTCTGAGAAAGACGCCCAGGGTGAAGAATCTACAATCAACACTCCAACAGGAGATGAATCTGGCGAGGttgtaaaaaagaagaagaaagatgaaaataaatatggTGTTTGGATTGGTAACTTATCCTTCGACACCACAAAGGACGATTTAGtaagattttttattgctAAAACAAAAGACaacgaagatgaaaagaGCAGAGTCACCGAACAAGACATAACCAGGTTATCCATGCCTCGTGTTGCTGCCAAGAACTCTAACGCCATGAAAAATAAGGGATTTTGCTACATGTTTTTCAAGAACGTCGAGCAGATGAAAGCGGTCTTAGAATTATCTGAATCTCATTTAAACGGAAGGAATATGCTAATCAAGGACTCCGAAAATTATTCAGGTAGGCCAGACAAGGACGATTTAGTTGCCATGTCCAAAAATCCACCGTCAAGGATTCTATTTGTCGGTAATTTGTCATTCGATGTCACAGATGATCTGTTAAGAAAACACTTCCAACATTGTGGTGATATCGTGAAAATCCGCATGGCAACATTCGAAGATAGTGGTAAATGTAAAGGATTCGCATTTATCGACTTCAAGAATGAAGAAGGATCTACTAATGCATTAAAGGATAAAAGTTGTAGAAAAATTGCCGGAAGGCCATTGCGAATGGAATACGGTGAAGATAGAAGTAAAAGACAAGTTCGTAAGAAGGTTGAAAATGTATCCAGAAACAATTCCTCATCATTTGATATCTCTAACAACAAAGGATACGATCGTGCGGGACAGGATAACGGCAGCAAACCCGAATACAAGCGGTCCAACGCCAACAGACGTCCACCTGTAGATTCCAATAACCGAACTAAGAGCAGTGTAGCTTTAGCCACTGCTCAGAGAGGTTCTGCAGCTATTGTCCCATCACAAGGTAAGAAAGTGAAGTTTGACTAA
- the MDG1 gene encoding Mdg1p (Plasma membrane protein; involved in G-protein mediated pheromone signaling pathway; overproduction suppresses bem1 mutations; MDG1 has a paralog, CRP1, that arose from the whole genome duplication): protein MQSSLPQFTFKWPKGPEAIILTGTFDDWKGTLPMVKDPSGAFEITLPVTFDSPSSKFYFKFIVDGQWLPSKDYKVNIDEGVENNFITEEDVIKQRENGSSTLVPESAGLAVSKNAPLIEPEAEKRAKKLRKFKIKRVIKTNKQTGERSIFSQEVVELPDSEDETQQVNKTGKNADGLSGTTTIIENNVGVNEEKAIKPYEENHPKVNLVKSEGYVTDGLGKTQSSESRLYELSAEDLEKEEEEEDEDKGGGKDTSTSADAEASEDQNKEPLSKSAKFEKPEEKVPVSSITSHAKETSVKPTGKVATETQTYETKQGAPTAAAKKIEAKKATRPSKPKGTKETPNKGVQKNPAKNGGFFKKLAQLLK from the coding sequence ATGCAATCGAGCTTACCTCAATTTACGTTCAAATGGCCCAAAGGACCCGAAGCAATTATTCTGACAGGCACGTTCGACGACTGGAAAGGTACTTTGCCGATGGTGAAGGACCCCAGTGGCGCCTTCGAAATAACGCTGCCAGTAACGTTTGATAGCCCTAGCAGCAAGTTTTATTTCAAGTTTATTGTTGATGGCCAATGGCTGCCAAGCAAAGACTACAAGGTGAACATCGACGAGGGAGTGGAAAACAACTTTATTACCGAGGAAGACGTAATAAAGCAACGCGAAAATGGCTCTAGCACGCTGGTACCTGAAAGTGCCGGATTAGCTGTTTCAAAGAATGCCCCTCTTATCGAACCAGAAGCTGAAAAACgtgcaaaaaaattaagaaagTTCAAGATCAAGAGAGTGATCAAGACAAATAAACAAACCGGAGAAAGGTCGATATTTTCCCAAGAAGTGGTTGAATTGCCCGATAGCGAGGATGAAACCCAGCAGGTGAACAAAACGGGCAAGAATGCGGATGGCTTAAGCGGTACTACAACGATAATTGAGAATAATGTTGGTGTAAACGAGGAAAAAGCAATCAAGCCGTATGAAGAGAATCACCCCAAAGTTAATCTAGTTAAGAGTGAAGGATATGTTACGGACGGTTTGGGTAAGACGCAATCTTCTGAGTCTAGATTATATGAACTATCGGCCGAAGATcttgaaaaggaagaagaggaagaggacGAAGATAAAGGCGGCGGTAAGGACACCAGTACAAGTGCAGACGCTGAAGCTTCAGAAGATCAAAATAAGGAACCATTAAGTAAATCCgctaaatttgaaaaaccggaagaaaaagtacCTGTAAGCTCAATTACAAGCCATGCTAAAGAGACTTCTGTGAAACCAACCGGCAAGGTTGCGACTGAGACTCAAACTTACGAGACGAAACAGGGCGCTCCTACCGCTGccgcaaaaaaaatcgaagCTAAGAAAGCTACTAGACCTTCGAAACCTAAGGGCACGAAAGAAACACCAAATAAAGGTGTCCAAAAGAACCCTGCTAAGAATGGAGGGTTCTTTAAAAAGTTGGCCCAGCTTTTGAAGTGA